From Nicotiana tabacum cultivar K326 chromosome 15, ASM71507v2, whole genome shotgun sequence, the proteins below share one genomic window:
- the LOC142169598 gene encoding uncharacterized protein LOC142169598 produces the protein MDRRMPESLRWNQGLSVKSASTGSPQAGKPLFLYLLVLDNAFGSVLGQHDNTGRKEQAIYYLSKKFTPCEAQYTLIERTCCALTWIAQKLRHYMTSYTTHLISRLDPLKYIFQKPMPTIKLAKWQILLNEFDVVYITQKAIKGQALADHLIENPVDGYYEPLTTYFPDEEVLFAGEDIAKSYPGWRIFFDRAANFKGVRIGVVLISESVQHYPTSTKIRFPSTNNKAEDETCILGIRMTVNINVKERLVIGDSDMLIQQVQGEWSTKNVKIPPYLHCIKELCKKFTKIEFKHVPGIQNEFVDAHSTLSSMISIQTRTTSTLSR, from the coding sequence ATGGATagaagaatgccagaaagccttcgatGGAATCAAGGATTATCTGTCAAATCCGCCAGTACTGGTTCCCCCCAAGCCGGGAAGCCATTGTTTCTCTACTTGTTAGTCTTGGATAATGCCTTCGGCTCtgtgttgggacagcatgacaATACTgggagaaaagagcaagccatctactacttaagtaagaagttcactccATGCGAGGCCCAGTACACTTTGATAGAACGCAcgtgttgtgctctgacttggattGCCCAAAAACTAAGGCATTACATGACGTCATACACTACGCATCTGATATCTCGGCTCGACCCGCTcaagtacatcttccaaaagccGATGCCTACCATAAAGCTAGCTAAATGGCAAATTCTCCTCAACGAATTTGACGTTGTGTACATAACTCAGAAGGCTATCAAGGGACAAGCTTTGGCCGACCACCTCATAGAAAATCCGGTGGATGGGTATTATGAGCCACTTACTacatattttcccgatgaagaagtgttATTTGCTGGAGAAGATATTGCAAAATCGTACCCTGGatggagaatatttttcgatagagcagcaaacttcaaaggagtcagAATTGGGGTAGTCCTGATTTCGGAATCGGTACAGCACTATCCAACATCGACAAAGATAAGGTTCCCTTCTACCAATAATAAGGCTGAAGATGAAACATGCATTCTTGGAATTAGAATGACAGTCAACATAAATGTCAAAGAACGTTTGGTCATAGGAGATTCTGATATGTTGATACAACAGGTTCAAGGGGAATGGTCCACCAAGAACGTCAAGATACCTCCATACCTGCACTGCATAAAGgagctatgcaagaagttcacaaagatTGAGTTCAAGCACGTCCCCGGGATTCAGAACGAGTTTGTTGACGCCCATTcaaccctatcatccatgatcagcatccagacaagaactacaTCGACCCTATCGAGGTAG